A single Lactuca sativa cultivar Salinas chromosome 8, Lsat_Salinas_v11, whole genome shotgun sequence DNA region contains:
- the LOC128128152 gene encoding uncharacterized protein LOC128128152 isoform X2 produces the protein MKKEGRKKLKDEDLKPVEKEDVVNGKEVLSDSEDDGVESPVVSDDDYGSFSEGDDSLRNSDSESESGSEQSEFSEDELPHSGNPCPRRGGPIKYMCFY, from the exons ATGAAGAAGGAAGGGAGGAAGAAGCTGAAGGATGAGGATTTGAAGCCAGTAGAGAAAGAAGATGTTGTGAATGGAAAAGAAGTTCTTAGTGATTCTGAGGACGACGGTGTAGAAAGTCCTGTCGTTTCGGATGATGATTATGGG AGCTTCTCTGAGGGTGACGACTCTTTAAGGAACTCAGATTCAGAATCAGAATCAGGATCTGAACAGAGTGAATTCTCGGAAGATGAG CTGCCACACAGTGGCAACCCTTGCCCACGTCGTGGCGGTCCAATAAAATATATGTGCTTTTATTGA
- the LOC128128152 gene encoding protein ALP1-like isoform X1 codes for MDSDSDDNLVLHTLLSAAQDAISQRGETSHREKKHRKYINRDREAAHELLVRDYFAPDSLYDLSKFEDRFRISRNLFLRIASDLERNYEFFQLRWDARGKRGFTTIKKCTAALRQLGYGITADASDEYLKMSERTGRDCTYLFCEYVIELYRDIYLRHPTKSDVEQLYAAHEAKHGFPGMLGSIDCTHWEWANCPNAWRGQFTRGDHGVPTVILEAVVSNDLWFWHAFFGMAGSNNDLNVLHASPIFNDILQGKAPDMSYVVNGNEYKYGYYLGDGIYPEYATFVKSFSFPADEKRKLFKLAQESARKDVERAFGVLKQRWHIIKHPARTWDRAKLTTVLTACVILHNMIIEEEGRAICSYTDNDALNPPAVIQVGSPAYFSRVLEIQNRETHHNLRHDLTEYIWERQHQGGNDDEDEEDEGDDYDENADGDDEADEDEDDDDDDNE; via the coding sequence ATGGATAGCGATTCTGATGACAATTTGGTTTTGCACACACTATTGTCTGCGGCACAAGACGCGATTAGTCAGAGAGGCGAAACTTCACATCGTGAGAAGAAACATAGAAAATATATCAATCGGGATCGAGAGGCGGCACATGAACTTTTGGTACGTGATTATTTTGCCCCTGATAGTCTTTATGACCTTTCGAAATTCGAAGACcgttttcgtattagtagaaaCTTATTTTTACGTATAGCTTCAGATTTGGAACGTAATTATGAGTTTTTCCAATTACGTTGGGATGCTAGAGGTAAACGTGGTTTTACCACAATAAAAAAATGTACGGCCGCTCTTAGACAATTGGGATATGGTATAACCGCAGACGCATCAGATGAGTATCTGAAAATGTCGGAGAGGACGGGTCGAGATTGTACATACCTTTTCTGTGAGTATGTTATAGAGCTTTACCGTGACATATACCTGCGACATCCGACTAAAAGTGATGTCGAACAGTTGTATGCCGCGCATGAAGCTAAACATGGTTTTCCAGGGATGCTTGGTAGtattgattgtacacattgggaGTGGGCAAATTGTCCCAATGCGTGGCGTGGTCAGTTCACACGAGGAGATCATGGGGTCCCGACTGTTATACTGGAGGCGGTTGTTTCAAACGACCTATGGTTTTGGCATGCATTCTTTGGCATGGCGGGGTCAAACAATGACCTGAATGTGCTCCATGCGTCTCCGATATTTAACGATATTTTGCAGGGTAAAGCACCAGATATGTCATACGTTGTGAATGGAAATGAATACAAGTATGGATATTACCTAGGTGATGGGATATACCCAGAGTATGCTACATTTGTTAAGTCTTTTTCGTTTCCAGCAGATGAGAAACGAAAATTGTTCAAGTTAGCACAGGAATCTGCACGGAAGGACGTTGAAAGAGCATTTGGAGTCCTAAAACAAAGATGGCACATAATCAAGCATCCAGCAAGAACATGGGATAGGGCAAAACTAACGACAGTGTTGACTGCCTGTGTGATTTTACATAACATGATAATAGAAGAAGAGGGCAGAGCTATTTGTTCATATACCGACAACGATGCACTTAACCCACCTGCAGTAATACAAGTTGGCAGCCCGGCATACTTCTCCAGGGTTTTGGAAATACAAAATcgtgaaacacatcacaatctacgACACGATTTGACCGAGTACATATGGGAGAGACAACACCAAGGGGGAAATGACGATGAAGACGAAGAGGACGAGGGCGATGATTACGACGAGAATGCAGACGGTGACGACGAGGCGGAtgaggatgaagatgatgatgatgatgacaacgAGTAG